The Hordeum vulgare subsp. vulgare chromosome 4H, MorexV3_pseudomolecules_assembly, whole genome shotgun sequence genomic interval CAACTCTGCAGCTGTGTCAGCAAGCAGCAGAAACTGTGTATCCCGCAAATCGTTGCTCAGTGATCTCTCGAGGACTGAGCGGAGCCAAGCATCATCCAATTGCCAGCCAAATGGAGAAAGTCGGCATATGACGGAGGCTTCTTTGTCACCTGCTCATCTTCGAGCAGTTCTTAAATGTGATTCCAGAAATGGCATTCCGTTTTATGATTTTTGTGTCGAGGGCCCGGAAGAGTCCATTTCTGCTAGGTCTTGGGAGAGTGGGAGTGAACTGAGCCGGATTTACACTTTCCATAGCGGCGTTAAACGAGGAAGCACTGCTGGGAGGTCTTCCAAAGATGAGCGCAGATGTTTGCCTCCAACTGTAGGCCAAATGCAGGTTTCCTCCTATCTATGCTCTGAAGTTGGAAAAGATGGCATTCTGAATAATTCTGTCAACACCGAGTTTGTTCTGTACGATATCGCTCACGCAAGGCGAAGTTTTGCTGCCGAGGAGAAGACCGAGTGTACAGAGCCCAGCCAGCCGAAATCCTGTGGTGCCGTTGATAAACCAGTCTCTGGTGAATATCCACAGAAGATTAATCTGATTGACCACCAGCATGATGCAAGGAATAATCCAGAGGTATCGACATCTCGGCCATGGTCTGAAGAGGATCTTTATCCTCATTTGGAGATTGCAGCAACAGTCATTCAGATCCCATTTAATAAGGACAAGAAGTGTTCGTCCGCTGGTACTATCAAAGTGGTCACACCGAGTGGGCTGCATGGATTATCAAGCGATAATGAATCCAGCCCATCATCTTTGCTAGATAGATGGAGGTATGGTGGGGGTTGTGATTGTGGCGGATGGGACATGGCATGCCCACTTGTCGTCCTCGAGAATGCTTATGATGATAACTGGGTCGATTCTGTAACGGAAGAAAGCAAGCATCCTATGGAGCTCCTTGTTCAGGTGCACCACCATGCAATGCAACCCCTATATATTTTTTATGCACACTTGTTCATTTACCTAGTACTGATTTGCAGCTCTAGTTTCTGAGGATAATAGGTCAGGTAGGACAATAGTTTATAACCTGCAAGATGACACAAAACTGATCAAACATCCTGTATAAGTAATTAATTAGCTTTGTTCCTCAAAACAATAtcttcagatcaacttgttttttaaagtacttgtctttagCTGCAAAATAATTCCTTCAGACTAGTACCTTGTAAGCTCAGTCATTGGTCCTTTAACATAAAATGCAGTAATTTATGAGCTTTATCTTAAAGGTCAAATGCAGCTAGCTGATGTTTGAGACCTTTAAACTTAGTGTTGTTTTTAGTCTAATCTTATGCAGTAGATATATTACCAAAGTTAGCTTAGCTGTATACATTGATACAATGATACATTCATCTTACCGCAAACAAGAGTAGTCGGTCATGTGTGTTCATTTATTGTTGAAATAGGGTAGCAAAGAAGAGCTCCCTGCTGTTTCCATGAAAGCCAATGGGAAAGGGCAGCTATTGGTGGATTTCCATGCGCGGCTATCAGCGTTACAGGCATTCTCAGTCTGCATCTCTCTGCTGCACTGCTCGGAGGCTTCGACGGCCGTCGTCATCGAGAAGGGCAAGCACAAGCTCTACTCCAGCTCCCTCAAGATGCTCCTTGAGGGGGAGGTGATGCACCTGATTGAGGCGGTCACggcagaggagaagaagaaactgaAGACGACGAAGCGAGAGAAGGCGCCTCCGTCCATCACGCTCGACCCGCGGCGCCCGCCCTTCTCTCCCCTGGGGAGGGTATAGGCTGAGCGATTATCATTGTGTAAAATTCTCAGTCGTGATTCGGCTTGGTGTTCATATTTTTTTTGTGATAGAAAAGGTGGGTAAATTTACCTTGTTCATAGctagagatggaggaggaggttgCGTGTACCAGTAGTTGCTAGTCTTTAGGTTTTAGGGAAGCAGCAGCAAGGCCATGAGTTTATTTGCTGAATGAAATGCAGAGCAGAGGAGGTTGGTTGTGCAAGAGCTGCAGCTCCATGTCCCAACAGAAAGAAGAATATAAATAAATTTAGCTGGCCATTGCTTTGCTTCTGTGTTCTTTGAAGCTCGGTGTTCTTTCAAGTGGTAGCGGTACCCAAATTTGCAATTTGTGTTCATTCTGATTCTGCATTGCTGTTCTGGATGCTGCACCGGCCAAAATTCGAAAAGTTTTGAACAGAGGGCGCATTGGAGGGAGCATGTCCTCTGGTTTAACAAATGCTGTGATGGAGCAGGCCACGAGGTAGGAGTTAAAATGTTGCCTGGATCTATCTGTCCATCTATCCTGGATGTTTATTTTTGTTTGCTGCATGCATTGCAGAATCCTATGAGTTGACTGACTGGaagtgcaaaaaaaaaaaaaatgttcaaaaacttGGGGCAGTAAAAGATGGTTCCTCTGCACATACATCCAGAGATGCTACCTTGCTTATTTACCTGCACTCCCATGACTTAAACTTATCATGTTTCCTAGTAGTACTTACTGTTTGGTGCTCTCCTATCAGTTCTAGGAATGCTATTAGTAGAAAAAAATTGTGATTAGGATTAGGGAGATGCTACTGGAGTATGGTATATCTATCTATGATAGGTGTCCCTGCCATGTGCTGCTGGTTCCTTGATGGCCAACAGTAGAGTAGCAGATGgagggaaaagaagaagaaagagtcgGTGGAGGGACCATCTTGGATCTTGACCCGGGCTTGGACTTGGACCAGAGGAGGAAGAGATGAGACCCCATTGATCTTCTGCAACATGCCTGCTTTGCTTTGCTGCCATCTGCTGATCTGCAGCAGACACttcattttccttttgcctttccCTTCATGCAGGGGCAGCAGTGCACTTTTCACTCCACATGCCACTGCTATGCTAAAGACTATGTATATATATAGTTGGTGATATTATGATGGGTGTTAGTGAGCTAATCACAGGGCTGATTAATTAGGTTCATGTGACCTTAAAAGCTTGCTGGAACCCTTAccaaaccagccacatgcttgctTGACAAAAAGGGAGGATAAAGTGAGCATTCTTCTCTGATGCTCTATCTGAATATTTTGGTGAATGAAAGCACATAGCTGATTGAAGCTTAACAGAAGACCAGTTTTGCCTGAGACAGGTTCTGTAGGCTAAATTTTGGCCATTGCATGGTAGTCAGTCAAAATGAAAATACGAGTGATATGGCCTCAATGCTCTTCTTCAAGGATTAACAATGCCATATATTTAGGCTAAGAATTAATTAAGAGCTAAGAGTACACCAATTCTACCCTGTAGCTCCATTACACCAATGAAATAATGCCTTGGCTGCTCAGTTCGTCCATTGAAGCCACTAAGCAAAATTCTGAAAGAAAATAGTGGAGTTGCATGGTCTGCACTGGAGAAGATTATCCTGTTGATGAGCGTTGCAATTCATGTCAGCGCACAACTTTGGCTGCCGTGCTTTGACCCTGCATGCAAATGCGGCAATTGGAAGCCGGTTTTGGGTCAGTTTCTCAGAATGGAAATATGAAGTCTTGGTATGTATACAGACAGAATGGTGTCAAATAGCAAATGAAACCATATAGTACAAAAAACCCAGCAAAGTAGTTGCTCGACAGAAACTGGAATTACATGATTTTTGTTGCCAATCACAGCTttgccaaggagtttgtgaagggATGCTAGTTTCCTTTTATATACTCTTCTTTTGTTCTCTGTCTTGGCATTAGCAATTCCTTCTTAACCCAACCCAAAGGCCCACGAAAGTCAAAAGAGACACCTAATATATCTCAATACTACCTCCATTTTtgtatacaaggccacaaactcatATTACAGGTACCAATCCGATGCATCCCAAGTAGATGCAACACAGGTGCTCCAACAACATGCCCCACTGATTTGATAAGAAAATCAAGGCCCACTGTCGTGAAATGAAGTTGAGCTCAAAACAGACAAGTTGGTAACCAGATGTTTCTCTATCTCCTGCTCAAAGTTGAGCTCTGCATCAGGATAACTATCTGAACCCTGCATTCCAAGAAGAAAGGGTGGTATATCATGCATGCATACATTTAATTTAAATTGGAAAACCCAGTCAATTGAGTAGGACACTAGACTAGCCCATAGTTTCAGGGACAGAGCATGAAGGGTAGACAACTGCAAGCATGCGTCTTCCCCGGTGTCGGTGAGCACCGCCTGTCCATGGGTCTCTGCAGCATGTAGGCTCACCTTCCAGTTGCAGAGGCCCCAAGGACCAAGCAGCCCAGCAGTCAGACTAGAATAGGAGCACTCCCAGGAGAGGAGACCTTCTCAACAAGTTGTGCCACGACGGACACGCTGAGCTCGTCGGCTTGGAGCGAGGCGAGCACCGGTAGGAGCGGGCCGGGCGTGACATCCCGGAAGATGATGTCGGGGAGGTGGGTCCAGATGCCGCGCCACCGGCGGGAGAGGACCTGGAGAAGCAGATCCTCCGGGAGAGCGCTGATGAGGTcagctcctccgccgccgcctgaaCCTAGCTCAGGACGGCGGCGGCGTGCTCCACCCTAGCTCATAGTACATGGAAATCCCCAATGCGACGCCGTTGCAGAGATGGGAAACGAAATGGGAGACCGATTTTCTGACCCTTCCTTTCCTACTGCTGGTTCACCCGGCGAGACGAACCCGATGGTTAGAAACACCCTGGTATTCCTAATTCATCACGAATTTAAATTCTAGTGCTCGTATTATTTTTAAActtatttaatgatttttttggccATGCACATTCAATGTAATGAGGCGTTCTCTTTGATGACAAGATGACTTCGTAAATCTTAATATGCCGATCCAGTCTTTTAAAAATGTTTATAAAGGTAAGATGTATATTTGTGCATTCATAGGAGTGGACGTATGTGGGATGCTATTCGAAAAGTATGATTCACTCGGTGAAAATCCATTGTGCTCATGAGCACAGATGCACCTGCTGCAAACAGTAAATTCAAGAAAAatagtttttttaaaaaaatgattCATTTAGGCAAATATTGTTGAATGTTTCAATTGCATgcggttttcttttctttcttttcttttggttttcttttggttttctttcctagcgcatgtagtcctcctctcccttcccatctccctctttttttttcttttcttttggttttctttcctagcgccatagcccacttgggctagcctcaccagcccactaagggatggtgcgccaccccaggactattgggctcactaccgggtgggtgggcccctcccgatgaaaatccg includes:
- the LOC123449960 gene encoding uncharacterized protein LOC123449960 isoform X2; the encoded protein is MGQDSGLKRQSNSHSHSRLRPVPELPQTPTRRTNADNDIRRYIQLKCSDAGDHSRSGELRLAAGGHIPNFHCKSLPTRSRLTNAEDIPVTKRGSMYQSSSEITRIRRLQEEGRRKIDSAPSADEFLSFDIVDEASRPSTSGSRSGAHYLFSHQSRRSEAAKSSVETRRVNRPSTKDFLDLSFRELPDESFKLDRPRMDCTLLKNDDAGGGFLEISIEEEEDTARAPCRNAAPHLLDAESGRGAEADRQLNSGVCAGESKHHGERQRVPASNIPDKSVPAKRESASDGTSPSECVNRATESITKAARSSPFKKMLSPIMKSKSVRSSPSLAEKEDPNSAAVSASSRNCVSRKSLLSDLSRTERSQASSNCQPNGESRHMTEASLSPAHLRAVLKCDSRNGIPFYDFCVEGPEESISARSWESGSELSRIYTFHSGVKRGSTAGRSSKDERRCLPPTVGQMQVSSYLCSEVGKDGILNNSVNTEFVLYDIAHARRSFAAEEKTECTEPSQPKSCGAVDKPVSGEYPQKINLIDHQHDARNNPEVSTSRPWSEEDLYPHLEIAATVIQIPFNKDKKCSSAGTIKVVTPSGLHGLSSDNESSPSSLLDRWRYGGGCDCGGWDMACPLVVLENAYDDNWVDSVTEESKHPMELLVQQRRAPCCFHESQWERAAIGGFPCAAISVTGILSLHLSAALLGGFDGRRHREGQAQALLQLPQDAP
- the LOC123449960 gene encoding uncharacterized protein LOC123449960 isoform X1, which translates into the protein MGQDSGLKRQSNSHSHSRLRPVPELPQTPTRRTNADNDIRRYIQLKCSDAGDHSRSGELRLAAGGHIPNFHCKSLPTRSRLTNAEDIPVTKRGSMYQSSSEITRIRRLQEEGRRKIDSAPSADEFLSFDIVDEASRPSTSGSRSGAHYLFSHQSRRSEAAKSSVETRRVNRPSTKDFLDLSFRELPDESFKLDRPRMDCTLLKNDDAGGGFLEISIEEEEDTARAPCRNAAPHLLDAESGRGAEADRQLNSGVCAGESKHHGERQRVPASNIPDKSVPAKRESASDGTSPSECVNRATESITKAARSSPFKKMLSPIMKSKSVRSSPSLAEKEDPNSAAVSASSRNCVSRKSLLSDLSRTERSQASSNCQPNGESRHMTEASLSPAHLRAVLKCDSRNGIPFYDFCVEGPEESISARSWESGSELSRIYTFHSGVKRGSTAGRSSKDERRCLPPTVGQMQVSSYLCSEVGKDGILNNSVNTEFVLYDIAHARRSFAAEEKTECTEPSQPKSCGAVDKPVSGEYPQKINLIDHQHDARNNPEVSTSRPWSEEDLYPHLEIAATVIQIPFNKDKKCSSAGTIKVVTPSGLHGLSSDNESSPSSLLDRWRYGGGCDCGGWDMACPLVVLENAYDDNWVDSVTEESKHPMELLVQGSKEELPAVSMKANGKGQLLVDFHARLSALQAFSVCISLLHCSEASTAVVIEKGKHKLYSSSLKMLLEGEVMHLIEAVTAEEKKKLKTTKREKAPPSITLDPRRPPFSPLGRV